Proteins co-encoded in one Microcoleus sp. FACHB-831 genomic window:
- a CDS encoding FAD-dependent oxidoreductase yields the protein MKRSLSFLTLCSTVLSSLIPSALAAPPRTPDQTVDCEILVTGGGLAGAATAYEGLLAGRKVCLTEITDWVGGQISSQGTSALDERATQRQRLFYSRGYLELRKRIAQKYGELNPGDCWVSEACYIPGDAHKILFSMLQDAAKRGKGTFKWFPSTVVKELQLNSDGKQIQSAIAIQHRPVPGTPPLNTEPLSQIIEDAYRYDNSPRFQKSIIRFAPSPATKNTKTPQPAEWYVVDATETGELIGLADVPYRLGIDPLSYLEPSSSSKTADPYCTQGFTYTFAMEATKEPQTQTMPSFYSKYAPYYSYELPRLANFGLVFSYRRIWSPGEGKKTQFGGVNFTDPAPGDISMQNWTWGNDYRPGTAQDNLIYSRDQLESTGQLQPGGWMGGLRTQALGNAEEKALGFYYWLVAGTTDSQLGEGVKKPNPNNRFLSGLDSPMGTVHGLSKYPYMREGRRIIGRQAWGYSQGFTINEIDMSRRNYRDEYYTKNLPAEMYQSLQVALAGLEIPAVLSGSQTVDKVKQRSRSTIYPDGVGIGHYAIDFHPCMTQTPPEAPGNKEREGERRGQGQAYPFQIPLRALIPQKIDNMLVAGKSIATSHIAAAAYRIHSFEWSSGAAAGTSAAFALERGIMPYQLVDELPGREPELEVLVSRLKNNSNPTAFPDTSIFNESWEDWR from the coding sequence ATGAAGCGATCGCTATCATTTCTTACCCTCTGCTCTACAGTCCTCTCATCCTTAATCCCATCAGCCCTAGCTGCACCCCCCAGAACCCCCGACCAAACCGTAGACTGCGAAATATTGGTGACAGGCGGTGGATTAGCTGGTGCAGCTACAGCCTACGAAGGCTTACTCGCAGGGCGAAAAGTTTGCCTAACCGAGATAACCGACTGGGTTGGAGGACAAATTTCATCTCAGGGAACCTCCGCACTTGACGAACGAGCCACCCAGCGTCAGCGTCTCTTCTATTCGCGCGGCTATCTAGAATTGCGAAAGCGCATAGCGCAGAAGTATGGTGAACTCAATCCCGGAGATTGCTGGGTGAGCGAAGCCTGTTACATTCCCGGCGATGCTCACAAAATCTTGTTTTCCATGTTGCAAGATGCAGCCAAACGCGGCAAAGGAACCTTTAAGTGGTTTCCTTCTACCGTAGTTAAGGAATTGCAACTTAACTCAGATGGTAAACAAATTCAAAGCGCGATCGCTATTCAACACCGTCCAGTTCCCGGTACGCCACCCCTCAATACCGAGCCACTTTCACAAATAATCGAAGACGCCTATCGCTACGACAATTCTCCTAGATTTCAAAAAAGCATAATCCGCTTCGCACCCTCACCCGCAACTAAAAACACTAAGACCCCCCAACCAGCAGAGTGGTATGTTGTAGACGCAACAGAAACAGGCGAACTTATTGGCCTTGCCGATGTACCATACAGACTCGGCATCGATCCTCTTTCTTATCTCGAACCCTCTTCCTCTAGCAAAACTGCCGATCCTTACTGCACCCAAGGCTTTACCTATACCTTTGCAATGGAGGCAACAAAGGAGCCGCAAACGCAGACCATGCCCTCCTTCTATTCCAAATATGCCCCTTACTACAGCTATGAACTGCCGCGATTGGCTAATTTTGGCCTAGTATTCAGCTATCGGCGCATTTGGAGTCCTGGCGAAGGCAAGAAAACTCAATTCGGAGGTGTCAACTTTACAGATCCCGCTCCCGGCGACATCTCCATGCAAAACTGGACTTGGGGCAATGACTACCGTCCAGGAACCGCACAAGATAACTTAATTTACAGCCGCGATCAGTTAGAATCCACAGGTCAACTACAGCCAGGAGGCTGGATGGGCGGCTTGCGGACACAAGCTTTAGGCAACGCCGAGGAAAAAGCTCTGGGCTTTTACTACTGGCTCGTCGCTGGAACGACTGACTCGCAACTGGGCGAAGGTGTTAAGAAGCCCAACCCCAACAACCGCTTTCTCAGCGGACTAGATTCACCGATGGGTACTGTACATGGTTTGTCTAAGTATCCCTACATGAGAGAGGGGCGGCGGATTATTGGCAGACAGGCTTGGGGATATTCTCAAGGCTTTACTATCAATGAAATTGATATGTCTCGCCGCAACTATCGCGACGAATATTACACCAAGAATTTGCCAGCGGAAATGTATCAGAGTTTGCAGGTAGCCCTCGCTGGGCTGGAAATACCTGCCGTGCTTAGTGGTTCCCAAACTGTGGATAAAGTCAAGCAGCGCAGTCGTTCCACTATCTACCCCGATGGTGTGGGAATCGGTCACTATGCAATTGACTTCCACCCCTGCATGACTCAAACCCCACCAGAAGCCCCTGGTAACAAAGAGCGTGAGGGCGAACGGCGGGGACAAGGGCAAGCGTATCCTTTCCAAATCCCTCTCAGGGCGCTAATTCCCCAGAAAATCGACAATATGTTAGTCGCGGGTAAGAGCATTGCTACCAGCCACATCGCGGCGGCGGCGTATCGGATACATTCTTTTGAATGGTCATCTGGTGCGGCGGCTGGAACTTCGGCTGCTTTTGCTCTGGAAAGGGGAATTATGCCTTATCAGTTGGTGGATGAACTCCCCGGACGCGAACCTGAACTAGAAGTGTTGGTAAGCCGTTTGAAGAATAATAGCAACCCGACTGCTTTTCCCGATACCTCAATTTTTAATGAATCTTGGGAAGACTGGCGTTAA
- a CDS encoding molybdenum cofactor biosynthesis protein MoaE, giving the protein MNLGANSSLASPNQHQALDSLVITFAPLSLEDVYALADAPGNGAVVVMSGMVRNQTDGKQVVALEYQAYEPMALQIFNQIAADIRKTWPDVNKIVIHHRTGRLQIGEISVLVAVGCPHRSEAFEACRYAIDTLKHNAPIWKKEHWGDGSSTWVSIGACEAEEN; this is encoded by the coding sequence ATGAACCTTGGAGCCAATTCGTCCCTAGCTTCTCCAAACCAACACCAAGCTCTAGATAGCTTGGTTATTACCTTTGCGCCATTGTCTTTAGAAGATGTCTACGCGCTTGCAGATGCTCCCGGCAACGGAGCGGTGGTGGTGATGAGCGGCATGGTACGCAATCAAACTGATGGCAAACAGGTGGTTGCGCTAGAGTATCAAGCTTATGAACCGATGGCTTTACAAATCTTTAACCAAATTGCCGCTGATATCCGCAAGACTTGGCCTGATGTCAATAAAATTGTAATTCATCATCGGACTGGTCGCTTGCAAATTGGGGAAATTAGTGTTTTGGTGGCAGTTGGATGCCCGCATCGGTCGGAAGCGTTTGAAGCCTGCCGCTATGCGATTGATACGCTCAAGCACAATGCCCCAATTTGGAAAAAGGAACACTGGGGTGATGGTTCTAGCACCTGGGTAAGTATCGGTGCTTGCGAGGCGGAGGAGAATTAG
- a CDS encoding PAS domain S-box protein yields MQALLPDNEAARLEALRQYHILDTEPEQAFDDLVHLAAYICKTPIASITLIDTDRQWFKSKVGMDIVQLPLDIGLCPHCVHQGEVLIIADTLADKQVRTNFTYTLPPDIRFYAGVPLLVPGGYAIGTLCAIDYVPREISSEQIEALKALSRQVVAQLELRRNLTRLASAEEAKRKVAAENMRLAQAVASASEGILITDPNQPDNPIIYTNPAFSRIAGYEPEEILGRNCRFLRGEETDPDALAQIKAAIAERKEVTATLLNYRKDGQPFWNELKISPVFSEQGDLLYFVGIQTDITRRKQAEEKLIRVTQAVESTSDAIAIADLSFKCNYHNQAFFAVYGYTVDDLNSIGGLSAMFADTQIGQQILSAISHDCSWRGEVEIQTKNGQKLLTLLRTDCIVDEKGKCIGLISVWTDITERKQAETLLLERSFAIAQQAELLRNVLDAIPVGVGITDKQGLLLQGNPAFQKIWGAAFDFTLPSFPKPTWECDCGLPDNCHLSEVIASEDRSNNLQFVNGVAPCTKQHTAALPNDNDAFSAIHNPKFTGWWTDTGKLIEPNEWPLVRAITKGETSLNECIDIQCFDGTRKTILNSAVPRRNASGEIIGAIVVNQNITEQQLVEKALWENQRLIQQIAEAMPAILYLYDLIEQRNIYTNRQIIQMLGYSPQALQEMGSGFLEKLLHPEDWSKLKQTHQRLVTTKDGQILETEYRIRHINGEWRWFYSRDTVFSRTPDGLPHQILGTAQDITKRKAAEAALKESEERWQLALRGNNDGIWDWNIKTSEVFFSARSKEMLGYDELEVANYLDQWASRVHPDDKGSVVKGIQDHLARKTPFYISEHRVLCKDGSYKWILSRGQALWDESGNPVRMVGSHTDISDTVAAATQHRQAEQKIREQAALLDIATDAIFVQNLDNKIVLWNKGAELLYGWKQADALGKKVSQLLYREDSFVRAKQPSEQFVSASPDFSPEYSRTLAFINTPPEVQETLASEGEWQGELHQVTREGKEIIVYSRWTLVRDSEEIPKSILVVNTDITQKKQLEAQFLRAQRMESIGTLAGGIAHDLNNVLTPIMMAVQLLETQLTDDWSKRLLPILKVNTKRGAALIKQVLSFARGVEGDRAILQVSHLLSEIKQIARHTFPKSIEFYTDLPQNLWPVCGDATQLHQVFMNLCVNARDAMPYGGTLSVEGENIVIDENYVRMNIDARVGPYIAITVSDTGNGIDASIINRIFEPFFTTKEVGKGTGIGLSTVMVIVKSHNGFVNVYSEVGTGTQFKVYLPAVEGNEAQQPEELELPLGNGELVLVVDDEAAIREVTKASLETYGYKVICANDGIEAIALYAQQKLEISLVLVDMMMPFMEGTTTIRTLQKINPKVKVVASSGIPSSEQLAKEAGTGVKAFLLKPYTAKELLKTLNQVVNAN; encoded by the coding sequence ATGCAAGCTCTACTCCCTGACAATGAAGCGGCGAGGCTGGAGGCTCTTCGCCAGTATCATATTCTTGACACAGAGCCAGAACAAGCATTCGACGATCTGGTACATTTAGCTGCTTATATTTGTAAAACCCCTATTGCCTCAATTACTCTGATCGATACCGACCGTCAGTGGTTTAAGTCAAAGGTGGGGATGGATATCGTTCAACTACCGCTCGATATTGGATTATGCCCCCATTGCGTTCACCAAGGCGAAGTTCTGATTATTGCTGATACGTTGGCTGATAAACAGGTAAGAACAAACTTTACTTATACTTTGCCTCCCGATATCAGGTTTTACGCGGGAGTGCCACTGCTCGTACCTGGTGGATACGCCATAGGTACCCTGTGTGCAATCGATTATGTACCGAGAGAAATTAGCTCAGAACAGATAGAAGCACTTAAAGCTTTAAGTCGCCAAGTAGTCGCCCAACTAGAGCTAAGGCGTAATTTAACTCGTCTGGCAAGTGCAGAGGAAGCCAAGCGAAAAGTAGCTGCGGAAAATATGCGGCTGGCTCAAGCTGTAGCTTCAGCTTCAGAGGGCATACTGATAACCGATCCTAACCAACCAGACAACCCAATAATTTACACCAATCCTGCTTTTTCGAGGATTGCAGGGTATGAGCCAGAGGAGATTTTAGGGCGCAATTGCCGCTTTTTGCGAGGAGAGGAGACAGATCCGGATGCTCTGGCGCAAATTAAAGCAGCGATCGCCGAACGAAAAGAGGTGACAGCCACTTTGCTCAACTATCGCAAAGATGGTCAGCCATTCTGGAACGAACTAAAAATTTCGCCAGTATTCTCAGAACAAGGCGACTTACTCTACTTCGTAGGCATTCAAACAGACATCACCAGGCGCAAGCAGGCTGAGGAAAAACTCATCCGCGTTACTCAAGCGGTTGAAAGCACAAGTGATGCGATTGCCATAGCCGACCTGTCTTTTAAATGTAATTACCACAATCAGGCGTTTTTCGCTGTTTACGGCTACACAGTTGACGATCTCAACAGCATCGGGGGACTGTCAGCCATGTTTGCCGATACCCAAATTGGACAGCAGATATTGTCAGCGATTTCGCACGATTGCTCGTGGAGGGGCGAAGTCGAGATCCAGACCAAGAACGGCCAAAAATTGCTTACGCTGCTGCGTACCGACTGCATTGTAGACGAAAAGGGCAAATGCATTGGTCTAATTAGTGTTTGGACTGATATCACAGAACGCAAACAAGCCGAAACATTATTGCTAGAACGATCTTTTGCGATCGCTCAACAGGCGGAACTCCTGCGAAATGTGTTAGATGCCATCCCGGTTGGAGTTGGCATTACAGATAAGCAAGGTTTGCTCTTGCAAGGAAATCCGGCTTTTCAAAAGATTTGGGGAGCCGCGTTCGATTTTACATTGCCATCGTTCCCTAAACCTACGTGGGAATGCGATTGTGGATTGCCCGATAATTGTCACTTATCCGAAGTAATTGCATCCGAAGATCGCTCTAATAATTTGCAATTTGTAAATGGTGTAGCGCCTTGTACCAAACAACATACTGCCGCCTTGCCTAACGATAACGATGCCTTTAGTGCTATCCATAATCCAAAATTTACTGGGTGGTGGACAGATACTGGCAAGTTAATAGAACCCAATGAATGGCCCCTAGTTCGTGCCATCACAAAGGGAGAAACCTCCCTCAACGAGTGCATTGATATTCAGTGCTTTGACGGTACGCGCAAGACAATTCTTAATTCAGCAGTGCCCCGGAGAAATGCAAGCGGTGAAATTATCGGAGCAATTGTTGTTAATCAGAACATTACCGAGCAACAGCTAGTAGAGAAAGCCTTGTGGGAAAATCAGCGTTTAATTCAACAGATTGCTGAGGCAATGCCAGCAATCTTGTATTTATATGACCTGATCGAACAGCGCAATATCTATACAAACCGCCAAATTATTCAGATGTTAGGGTATTCGCCACAAGCGCTGCAAGAAATGGGAAGCGGGTTCTTAGAAAAACTCCTTCACCCGGAGGATTGGAGCAAACTAAAGCAAACGCATCAACGCTTAGTCACTACCAAGGATGGTCAAATCCTTGAGACTGAGTACCGCATACGACACATCAACGGTGAATGGCGGTGGTTTTACAGCCGAGATACCGTATTTAGCAGAACTCCTGATGGTTTACCTCACCAGATTCTTGGCACAGCTCAAGATATCACCAAACGCAAAGCCGCTGAAGCCGCCCTCAAGGAGAGTGAAGAACGCTGGCAGTTGGCTTTGCGTGGCAACAACGATGGTATATGGGACTGGAACATTAAAACGTCAGAGGTCTTCTTTTCAGCTCGCTCGAAGGAAATGCTAGGTTACGATGAATTGGAGGTTGCCAATTATTTGGATCAATGGGCTTCACGAGTTCATCCGGATGATAAAGGCTCTGTGGTAAAAGGCATTCAAGATCACTTGGCAAGAAAAACGCCTTTCTACATTAGCGAGCATCGAGTCTTGTGCAAAGACGGAAGCTACAAATGGATTTTGTCTCGCGGTCAAGCGCTATGGGACGAAAGCGGTAACCCGGTGAGGATGGTAGGTTCTCATACAGATATCAGCGATACCGTGGCGGCGGCTACGCAACACAGGCAAGCTGAGCAGAAAATTCGCGAACAAGCTGCTCTACTCGATATAGCAACAGACGCTATTTTTGTGCAAAATCTTGATAATAAAATTGTACTTTGGAACAAAGGTGCTGAATTACTTTACGGCTGGAAGCAAGCTGATGCTTTAGGAAAGAAGGTATCACAGCTTTTGTACAGGGAAGACTCGTTCGTAAGGGCAAAGCAGCCAAGCGAGCAATTTGTTTCTGCAAGCCCTGATTTTTCCCCTGAATACTCTCGCACTCTCGCGTTTATTAACACTCCTCCAGAAGTTCAGGAAACTCTGGCCTCGGAAGGGGAGTGGCAGGGTGAGTTGCATCAAGTTACTAGGGAGGGCAAAGAAATTATTGTTTATAGTCGCTGGACGCTGGTGCGCGACAGTGAGGAAATTCCCAAATCAATACTTGTTGTTAACACAGATATCACGCAAAAGAAGCAACTCGAAGCGCAATTTCTCAGGGCACAGCGCATGGAAAGTATAGGCACGCTTGCTGGCGGGATTGCCCACGACTTGAACAACGTGCTGACGCCAATAATGATGGCAGTTCAACTGTTAGAGACACAATTAACAGATGATTGGAGCAAGCGGCTACTGCCAATATTAAAAGTCAATACTAAGCGCGGGGCTGCTTTGATAAAGCAAGTGTTGTCTTTTGCGCGGGGAGTCGAAGGCGATCGCGCGATTCTGCAAGTAAGCCACTTGCTTTCTGAAATTAAACAGATTGCCAGACACACATTTCCCAAATCAATTGAATTTTATACCGACCTCCCGCAAAACCTCTGGCCTGTCTGTGGAGATGCCACACAACTGCATCAGGTGTTTATGAACCTCTGCGTAAATGCTAGAGATGCTATGCCCTATGGCGGTACTCTGAGCGTCGAGGGCGAAAATATTGTTATCGATGAAAACTATGTTCGTATGAATATAGACGCTAGGGTTGGCCCTTATATTGCTATTACTGTATCTGATACCGGGAATGGCATCGATGCATCTATAATAAATAGAATTTTTGAACCATTCTTTACTACTAAAGAAGTAGGAAAAGGCACGGGTATTGGTCTATCTACGGTCATGGTGATCGTTAAAAGCCATAATGGTTTTGTGAACGTGTATAGCGAGGTGGGAACGGGTACGCAATTTAAAGTTTACTTACCAGCAGTTGAGGGTAATGAGGCGCAACAACCGGAAGAGCTAGAATTACCATTAGGTAACGGCGAATTAGTTTTAGTTGTGGATGACGAAGCCGCAATTCGCGAAGTCACCAAAGCATCGCTGGAAACATATGGTTACAAAGTGATTTGCGCTAATGATGGTATTGAAGCGATCGCTCTGTACGCACAGCAAAAATTAGAAATCAGTTTGGTGTTAGTGGATATGATGATGCCCTTTATGGAGGGTACGACAACCATCCGCACGCTACAAAAAATTAATCCCAAAGTCAAGGTTGTTGCCAGTAGCGGCATTCCCTCCAGCGAACAACTTGCGAAAGAGGCTGGGACTGGAGTCAAAGCATTTTTGTTGAAGCCATACACGGCCAAAGAGTTGTTAAAAACTCTTAATCAGGTCGTCAATGCCAATTAA
- the clpS gene encoding ATP-dependent Clp protease adapter ClpS, whose product MTTSPTIAPERSSQVTPKKYPNYKVIVLDDDFNTFQHVQNCLVKYIPNMTSDRAWELTNQVHYEGQAIVWVGPQEQAELYHQQLSRAGLTMAPLEAA is encoded by the coding sequence ATGACAACTTCGCCTACTATAGCGCCTGAACGCTCAAGTCAAGTTACCCCCAAGAAGTATCCCAATTACAAAGTGATCGTGTTGGATGATGATTTCAACACATTTCAGCACGTACAAAATTGCTTGGTGAAGTATATTCCTAATATGACGAGCGATCGCGCTTGGGAACTCACCAACCAAGTTCACTATGAAGGTCAAGCCATTGTCTGGGTTGGCCCCCAAGAGCAAGCGGAATTATACCACCAACAACTTAGTAGAGCAGGCTTAACAATGGCTCCCTTGGAGGCAGCTTAA
- a CDS encoding PAS domain S-box protein, with the protein MARSEQIKAEIEDRIGFFPIFFAPAQHDAQVLENLWQYTLSAYVNNPLSSLLKEKLSAYLSRYCAVPYCMICHSCSLRPLGMKARDVLQLLKSPPPSATDIEKHLNFLAAQTEAIASSTLNAALEQSLLYCSIYIFLEREEAQNIRKSLRRLLEPSTYQHLVSFVAYVKACHVWMENFPEVGYEADKRAIENLDALLEEEPGLVDFFRNYRQIVKRELQAQTEQLEQIEECKRNEVALKQSEERFRLLAENSTDMISRHTAEGVYLYVSPASRTLLGYDPEDLIGHSAYEFFHPEDLAEIAKAHTNILELVDINTVAYRIRNCSGNYIWCETTSRTIRDEKTGDVIEIYASTRDITSRKAVEQELIRANKRIVNILESITDAFYSLDCQWKFNYINPQAERFLQKKRDELLDKNIWEEFPKLAEGESVLFTQYHKAVSEQKAVAFEEFYPCLNAWFEVHAYPSLEGLSVYFNDISDRKRSSETLQHREQQFAALLRNNPDVIIRCDRQVRYVYVNQAVERLLGKAAAEILGKTSQELGIPQELCQLWEETVRLVFETGMEQSIEFESPSTDGLRSYQSRVVPEFYEGLTKYALIVSRDITEIKRVQEELERQNRRSQLFAEIALKIRQSLQIDEILQTTVTEVQKILNSDRVLIYRLWPDGSGTGVTEAVVPGWPSVLGQTFSQEVFPQDFQQLYCEGRIRAIADLNNSVETSSCVVEFLHQFGVKAKLVVPILLKEDLWGLLIAHQCDRPRKWQSFEVDLLQQLATQVGIALAQAQLLEQETRQRSELLRSNDQLQQFAYVASHDLQEPLRKIQAFGDRLKDKCNSALTDQGRDYLERMQNAAKRMQVLIDDLLTFSRVTSKAKAFERVDLSVVVSEVLSDLEVGIDRTGGRVEVGDLSVIEAEPIQIRQLLQNLISNALKFHRNDHPPIVKIYGQLLNPSEKRSSGGSTIADLYQIIVEDNGIGFDEKYLDRIFNVFQRLHGRSAYEGTGMGLAICRKIAELHGGSLEAKSTPGQGARFIVTLPFKQPKE; encoded by the coding sequence ATGGCAAGAAGCGAACAAATAAAAGCAGAAATAGAAGATAGAATTGGGTTTTTCCCAATTTTTTTTGCCCCAGCCCAACACGATGCCCAGGTATTGGAAAACCTATGGCAATACACTCTTAGTGCTTATGTAAATAATCCTCTATCTTCTCTATTAAAGGAAAAACTCTCTGCATACCTGTCGCGCTACTGTGCGGTACCATACTGCATGATCTGCCACAGTTGTTCGTTGCGTCCTTTGGGTATGAAAGCGCGGGATGTGTTACAGTTGCTTAAATCGCCTCCACCAAGCGCAACTGATATTGAGAAACACCTAAACTTTCTAGCTGCACAGACAGAAGCGATCGCTAGCTCGACTTTGAACGCGGCACTAGAACAAAGCCTGCTCTACTGTTCAATATATATATTTTTAGAAAGAGAAGAGGCACAGAACATCCGCAAAAGTCTGCGCCGCCTTCTGGAACCTTCTACCTATCAACATTTAGTATCATTTGTAGCTTATGTTAAGGCTTGCCATGTATGGATGGAAAACTTTCCCGAAGTTGGTTATGAAGCTGACAAACGAGCGATAGAAAATCTTGATGCATTACTTGAGGAAGAACCTGGGTTAGTTGACTTTTTTAGGAACTACCGCCAAATAGTCAAGCGCGAACTCCAGGCTCAGACGGAACAGCTAGAGCAAATTGAGGAATGCAAGCGGAATGAAGTTGCGCTGAAGCAGAGCGAGGAACGCTTCCGGCTTTTGGCTGAAAACTCAACCGATATGATTTCTCGCCACACGGCTGAAGGAGTTTACCTCTACGTTTCACCTGCATCGCGCACGCTTCTGGGTTACGATCCAGAAGATTTGATTGGGCACTCGGCATACGAGTTTTTCCATCCAGAAGATTTAGCGGAGATAGCTAAGGCTCACACAAATATTTTAGAGTTGGTAGATATTAATACAGTTGCTTATCGAATCCGCAACTGTTCAGGTAACTATATCTGGTGTGAAACAACTAGCCGAACTATACGAGACGAAAAGACGGGTGATGTTATAGAAATTTATGCATCAACCCGGGATATTACCAGTCGTAAAGCTGTTGAACAAGAGCTTATAAGAGCTAATAAGCGTATTGTTAATATACTGGAAAGTATTACGGATGCATTTTATAGCTTAGATTGTCAGTGGAAGTTCAATTATATAAATCCCCAAGCCGAACGCTTTTTACAAAAAAAACGAGATGAATTACTAGATAAAAATATATGGGAGGAATTCCCCAAACTTGCTGAAGGTGAATCGGTTTTGTTCACGCAATATCACAAAGCAGTATCAGAACAAAAAGCTGTCGCATTTGAAGAGTTTTATCCGTGCCTAAACGCCTGGTTTGAAGTTCACGCTTATCCTTCTTTAGAAGGTTTGTCGGTTTATTTTAACGACATTAGCGATCGCAAACGATCATCGGAGACGCTACAGCATCGAGAACAGCAATTTGCAGCGCTACTTAGAAATAATCCGGATGTAATTATTCGCTGCGATCGCCAAGTGCGTTACGTTTATGTGAATCAAGCAGTGGAACGCTTACTTGGAAAGGCAGCAGCGGAAATACTTGGCAAGACTAGCCAAGAACTAGGCATACCTCAAGAGCTGTGCCAACTCTGGGAAGAAACCGTGCGGCTGGTCTTTGAAACGGGGATGGAACAATCAATTGAATTTGAGTCTCCCTCAACGGACGGATTGCGAAGCTACCAATCTCGCGTAGTTCCGGAGTTTTATGAAGGTTTAACTAAATATGCGTTGATTGTGAGCCGCGATATCACCGAGATCAAGCGGGTACAAGAGGAATTAGAGCGACAAAATAGGCGATCGCAATTGTTTGCCGAAATTGCTCTAAAAATTCGCCAATCCTTACAAATTGATGAAATTCTCCAAACTACTGTCACCGAGGTGCAAAAAATTCTTAACAGCGATAGAGTTTTAATCTATCGACTTTGGCCGGATGGCAGCGGTACCGGGGTGACAGAGGCAGTAGTTCCTGGCTGGCCTAGTGTTTTAGGTCAAACCTTCTCCCAGGAAGTCTTTCCCCAAGATTTTCAACAATTGTATTGCGAGGGGCGGATTCGTGCCATTGCCGACCTAAATAATAGCGTTGAAACTTCTTCTTGCGTTGTTGAATTTCTGCATCAGTTCGGGGTAAAGGCAAAATTAGTCGTCCCCATTTTGCTAAAGGAAGACCTTTGGGGTTTGTTGATTGCTCATCAGTGCGATCGCCCCCGAAAGTGGCAAAGCTTTGAAGTTGACCTGCTGCAACAATTGGCAACCCAGGTGGGTATTGCACTGGCACAAGCCCAACTTCTGGAACAAGAAACCCGCCAGCGCTCAGAATTACTTCGTTCTAATGACCAATTGCAACAGTTTGCCTATGTAGCCTCCCACGACTTGCAAGAACCGCTGCGGAAGATTCAAGCATTTGGCGATCGCTTAAAAGATAAATGCAATTCGGCACTCACCGATCAAGGACGCGATTACTTAGAACGAATGCAGAATGCTGCCAAGAGGATGCAAGTTCTCATCGACGACTTGCTGACGTTCTCGCGGGTTACTAGCAAAGCTAAAGCTTTTGAGAGGGTAGATTTGTCGGTTGTGGTGTCAGAGGTATTATCTGATTTGGAAGTAGGGATCGATCGAACTGGTGGACGGGTGGAAGTGGGAGATCTATCTGTAATTGAGGCCGAGCCAATACAAATACGTCAATTGCTACAAAACCTGATTAGCAATGCGCTGAAATTCCACCGCAACGACCACCCGCCAATTGTAAAGATTTATGGCCAACTGCTTAATCCTTCGGAAAAACGCTCTAGTGGGGGATCTACCATCGCAGATCTGTATCAAATAATAGTCGAAGACAACGGTATTGGGTTTGACGAAAAGTACCTAGACCGCATATTCAACGTTTTTCAACGCCTGCACGGTCGCAGCGCATACGAAGGCACGGGTATGGGTTTAGCTATCTGTCGCAAGATAGCCGAGCTACACGGCGGGAGCCTAGAGGCAAAAAGCACGCCAGGACAAGGGGCAAGATTTATTGTCACGCTGCCTTTTAAACAACCAAAGGAGTAA
- a CDS encoding DUF2103 domain-containing protein, with product MGNPPRGRLVLNHSTHIPGLIAILDKLTACAGMQTITPGVIGRAKGHCPKLQLKVSVPILGGYKLIARAGKTFQEVFIITHCSQNELEDAIAQLLKR from the coding sequence ATGGGCAACCCTCCTCGTGGCAGGTTAGTGTTAAATCACTCAACCCATATTCCTGGCTTAATTGCCATTTTAGACAAACTTACAGCTTGCGCCGGGATGCAAACAATTACCCCAGGCGTAATTGGCAGGGCTAAAGGCCATTGTCCAAAATTGCAATTAAAGGTGTCGGTACCAATTCTCGGGGGATATAAGTTAATAGCTAGGGCAGGCAAAACCTTTCAAGAGGTCTTTATCATCACCCATTGCAGCCAAAATGAATTAGAGGATGCGATCGCCCAACTCCTCAAAAGGTAA
- a CDS encoding response regulator, whose amino-acid sequence MNDPGIPISILMAEDDPDDRLLAREAMAESRLANSLYFVEDGEELLDYLYRRNKYTQASSSPRPGLILLDLNMPKKDGREALKEIKADPNLRQIPVVVMTTSKADADIYRSYDLGANSFITKPVTFESLVEVMKALGKYWFEIVELPPAGVEDGYEHLPNQSPFSRG is encoded by the coding sequence GTGAACGATCCCGGAATACCGATCTCCATCCTCATGGCTGAGGACGATCCTGATGACCGTCTATTAGCTAGAGAGGCAATGGCAGAGAGCAGATTGGCTAACAGTTTGTACTTTGTTGAGGATGGAGAGGAATTGCTAGATTATCTGTATCGACGGAACAAATATACTCAGGCAAGTAGTTCGCCCCGCCCTGGTCTAATACTGCTAGATCTAAATATGCCGAAAAAAGACGGGCGCGAGGCACTTAAGGAGATTAAAGCCGACCCGAATCTGCGGCAAATCCCCGTTGTGGTAATGACAACTTCAAAAGCTGACGCAGACATTTATCGCAGCTATGACTTGGGCGCAAACTCTTTTATTACTAAGCCTGTAACGTTCGAGTCTTTAGTTGAGGTAATGAAAGCTCTAGGAAAATATTGGTTTGAAATTGTGGAACTGCCACCAGCAGGAGTGGAAGACGGATATGAACATCTACCCAATCAGAGTCCTTTTAGTCGAGGATGA